The following proteins are encoded in a genomic region of Streptococcus cristatus AS 1.3089:
- the yidC gene encoding membrane protein insertase YidC produces MKTFKRILFSGMSLSLLLLLTGCVGRDKAGNPSGPIWDVLGRPMADSIQFFAKNSGLGYGLAIIIVTLIVRLIIFPLGIYQSWKATLQSEKMNYFKPIFAPIQERINNAETQEEKLEAQQELMAAQRENGLSMFGGIGCLPLLIQMPFFSALFFAAQYTNGVASSTFLGINLGKPSLALTLIVGVLYYIQSLLSLHGIEDETQKAQMKSATYMSPIMIVVFSFMSPAAVTLYWVVGGFIQIIQQFIINYLLRPRIRKQVAEEYEKNPPKAMSNAGRIKDVTPKASQAISQNNKKKKNRNAGKQRSR; encoded by the coding sequence GTGAAAACATTTAAACGTATTTTATTCTCTGGAATGAGCTTGTCCCTCCTTCTATTATTGACAGGGTGTGTCGGACGAGACAAGGCTGGCAATCCTTCTGGCCCCATTTGGGACGTGCTTGGTCGGCCTATGGCAGATAGCATCCAATTCTTTGCTAAGAATTCAGGTCTCGGTTACGGTCTAGCGATTATTATCGTTACCCTCATCGTGCGGCTGATCATTTTCCCACTGGGAATCTATCAGTCTTGGAAGGCTACTCTTCAGTCAGAAAAGATGAACTACTTCAAGCCCATCTTTGCCCCTATCCAAGAACGGATCAATAATGCCGAAACTCAAGAAGAGAAGCTAGAAGCCCAGCAAGAACTTATGGCTGCTCAAAGAGAAAATGGTCTGAGTATGTTTGGCGGTATCGGATGCCTCCCTCTACTCATTCAAATGCCTTTCTTCTCAGCTCTCTTCTTCGCTGCCCAATACACAAACGGCGTAGCCAGCAGTACTTTCCTTGGCATCAATCTTGGAAAACCTAGTCTGGCCTTGACTCTCATTGTCGGTGTACTCTACTACATCCAGTCACTTCTCTCCCTACATGGGATCGAAGATGAGACCCAAAAAGCGCAGATGAAGAGTGCAACTTACATGAGCCCGATTATGATTGTTGTCTTCTCCTTCATGTCACCAGCAGCCGTAACCCTCTACTGGGTAGTCGGTGGTTTCATCCAAATTATCCAACAATTCATCATTAACTACTTGCTTCGTCCGCGGATTAGAAAACAAGTAGCTGAAGAATATGAAAAGAATCCTCCGAAAGCCATGAGCAATGCAGGCCGCATCAAGGATGTCACGCCAAAAGCGAGCCAAGCAATCTCTCAAAACAATAAAAAGAAAAAGAATCGCAACGCTGGTAAACAACGTTCTAGATAA